tggtatagatgagcTTATTTGCAAATTAGAAATAGAGACACAACTGTAGAGAACAAACACATGGCCACCAAGAGGGGAAGGGAGTGCGGGATGAATTTCGAGATGGGGACTGGCACATATACAGTACTgtggataaaatagataactaatgaaaaccttctatacagcacagggaactctactcagagctctgtaatgacctaaatgggaaggaaatccaaggaaggggggtatatatgtacacatacatgtgtggctgattcactttgctgttcagtagaaattgacacaacattgtacagcaaccatgctccaataaaaagaattcaattttgtttcttttcattatcaAACTATGGGAACTGTATTTATTATGGAAATTAGTTCTTTTTCCGTTATATAAGATGCAAATGTTTTTCCaagtttctcctttgtcttttgattttgtttatggtgttttaTTCATATAGACATTTTTTATCTTGACGGTGTTaacttgtcattttcttttacaCCTTCTGGATTTTAAGCTGTGTTATACAGACCTCTCCTACGTTGTGATGTGGGTTTGCTGTGAGGTGCATTCCGAAACTGCTGCAGTGCTATGACTATCTTCATTTCACAGGGGGAGAAACTGATGCTCAGATAGTTTGGAAACTGATCCCTGGTCGCCCATTTGGGCTGTGGACTCGGGCCCTGTGAATCTGGCTCACATATTCTTGTGCCAACAcaattgtctttcttttcctagAGATATGATcattctgtgtttcctttttctgGCGAGCTGTTGGATTCTTCAGGTTTGCTAGTCTCATCTGGTCTCTCTTTGAAGCCTGTAATAGGAAGAGGGTAACTCTTCATTCCATTGCTGGTTCCTCATTCACATTTCATTTGTCCAGAGGACATGATGCAGACATTTAAAATACCATGCCAAAAAGTGATTTACTTTTGCCTCTAGCAAAATGTTTATACTCCGATTCCTCAGTAATTCTCCCTTTGTAAATAAAGCATTACGATCTTACATAAGTCAATTaagaaagaaactcaaaatatGCGAGATCTCATCTGATGTGGCTTTCCATCACTTCCAGCACTTGACCCTTCAGGAGGAAAGCATGCACTGGTGGTCCTTCCTGTGAGATCACAATCAGGAAACTTCAGCtagaatgtattcttttaataGTGCATTAGGGTAAACAGTGCTGACCGCCCTTTTGGTGTTTTCATGCTCAGCCATGGGAAGCACTGCGGTCAGTAACTATTAGCTGCTTCATTAGCATACAAGCCATGGCTGCCACTCCAACGCTGTGAGACCCCGGGTGACATAGGTTATTTTTGCTGGGTTTGAGCTCGCAGGCGATTGTGTTTGCTCAGTTCTAGGGCCAGACCCCAGCTTGGTTAACAACCACAGACTCTGGATCGAGTCCTGAGCGGTGCTGGGCACAGGGCACGATGGGAGGTAATCGGTGTACCATGCAGTCAGAAATTCATTTGGATGCATTCGGAAGCCCACCCGTCCCCTTCTTTGTAGGAGGAGAAAAAACCTCCTACCTTCCTCAAGAGGAAGAAATTCTGTCCGTTCAGCCAGAACTCCAAGCATGAATGCCAGTACCTACCAACAGGCACGTGAGATACACACGCTTCCCCACCTCTTCCCTTGGTAAGAGGGTCGGGATCCCTCCCAAGCTGACCCATGCAGGGTTACCCTGGGTGATGGAGAGGTCCAGTGGCTCGGAAGTGGGTGTCAGACCTGGATTCAGGTTGAAAGCCCCAATGTAGGCCATGGCTTCCAACCTGGTTTACCATTCACCTTGCATTAGAGTGTCAGACCTATGTGTGACTGTGTGGCCCTTACAGGGTCCATGGAGGACAGCACTGTGCTGTTCTGGGTCcttgtctattgtatcattttttaatatcatcCCAATCTCAATGCAACCACAAGCCctctgttgacaccttgatttcaggtcTAGGCTCTACAACTGTGAGATTGTACACTTCTTTTGTGTCAGCTACTCATTTGTGATACTTGGTTATGGCAGCTCTAACCTACGACCATGCCTGGAGACCAGGTAGGGCTctcctattttaaaaagtgagtggACTTCATGGTAAGAAGTGAGAATACCACACGGTGCATTGGGtggcttggtaaagaatctgcttgcaatgtgggagacccaggttcgatccctgggttgggaagatctcctggaggaggagatgaaaacccacttcagtattcttgcctggagaattccatggacagaggagcctggtgggctacagtccatgggatcgaaaagagtcagacacgactgagtgactaatacacacatcATACTTTCTTCTCCACTATGCAAATACAGTAGCTTTTTGACTACAAGAAGCTCATCAATGTTTGTCAATAAACTAGACTGTTTGCATGCAATAGAAGACTTTCAGTCTTACTCCTGCTTTGGTAAAATAAGGAAACTGGGGTAGAGTTTTCGTGATCTGAGTTGGGTCGCGAGGAGGTCAGGTCAATGGTAAGGCGGAATAGATAGGAGCTTACCTAGCTTATCGTGTTAGTCATCTATTGATGAAAACTCTCTGATTCTCAATGAGAAGTTGCTAAAAACATGATGGAGGATTTTTCTTTCAATCCTGAAATATTTagcactgaactgaaagatgctgAAAACtgcctttactgtctgagccaccaggcaagtcccaactACCACTGTTACACGTCCAATTATGGGGAAGGGGTTGCTTTCCTTAGGTCAGCGGTTAGAAGGGGAACGTCTACCGGTGGAAATTTATGCATGATCGGTGGTGCTTAATAAGGTATTTAAATGACACTAATAAATCTGAACAGGATTAACAGATCTGAGCAGTCTGGATGAGAACATTGTAAactgtatatcagttcagttcagtcgctcagtcgtgtccgactctgcgaccccatgaatcgcagcacgccaggcctccctgtccatcaccaactcctggagttcactcagactcacgtccactgagtcggtgatgccatccagccatctcatcctctgtcgtccccttctcctcctgcccccaatctctcccagcatcagagtcttttccaatgagtcaactcttcgcatgaggtggccaaagtactggagtttcagctttagcatcattccttccaaagaaatcccagggctgatctccttcagaatggactggttggatctccttgcagtccaagggactctcaagagtcttctccaacaccacagttcaaaagcatcaattcttcggcactcagccttcttcacagtccaaatctcatatccatacatgaccacaggaaaaaccatagccttgactagacgaacctttgttggcaaagtaacgtctctgcttttgaatatgctatctaggttggtcataactttccttccaaggagtaagcgtcttttaatttcatggttgaagtcaccacctgcagtgattttggagccccgaaaaataaagtctgacattgtttccactgtttccccgtctatttcccatgaagtaatgggaccagatgccacacgTTACTAATAAATCACTTCTCAAAAGACTGGGTCTTCACCATCTGGTAGCTAGCCAACACAAAAACCCTTCTTTAACATATCAAAAACATGCAGTGTTTTATGAAAAATTGATGaagtaaggaaaataaaagtccAGTATCAAAGATACCAGATAAATATCTTAATCATTGAGCATGAATGTTCTAATGTATGATGTTTTACCACTGTGTTTGCTAATAATCAAGCAAACTGAGCAttgtaaaaatacaatttttgaaaGTACTGAAAACTTGAAGTCACTAAAACCAGGAAATACTGATATTTGTACACTAAATTTTCTAGCCTCTGAGTGACTGCCCAAAAATGGCTTAAAGAAGGTACATTATTATGGTTTTGCAAATTTGTAGAGACAACAGGGcttgtctctttttcttaaacATGAGATCCACATCTTGCTCTGCCTATCAGTCTAGAACAATGGAGttgtccttcagtcatgtccgaccctgcaaccccagggactgcagcacaccaggtctctctgcccctcaccatctcccaaaatttgcccaatttcatgtccattgcatcggtaatgccatccaaccatctcatcttctgtctcccccttctcctcctgccttcaatctttcccagcatcagggtcttctatgagtcagctcttcacatcaggtggccaaagtattggagcttcagcttcagcatcagtccttccaatgaatattcagtgttgatttcctttagcattgactggtttgaactccttgtcTCATTATTCAAGGAGAATAATGtagtcaataaatgcttgtttctttaaaatttatttatacttaTGGTTACGcgcgcaggctttctctggttgcggagaGCACAGGCTACCTccagttgctgtgtgtgggcttctcactgcagtggcttctcttgttgaagagcatgggctccagagcacaggctcagtagttgtggtgcacgggcttagttgctccgaaacgtgggatcttcccagaccagggatggaacttatgtcccctgcattggcaggtggactcttatccactgtaccaccagggtgaaagtgaaagtgaaagtgaagtcgctcagtcgtgtccgactctctgcgaccccatggactgtagcctacgaggctcctccgtctacaggattttccaggcaagagtactggagtggggttgccatttccttctcaaggggatctttccaaccctgggatcgaacccaggtctcctacattttgGGCAGACGTAATAAATGCTGGTTGAATGAACCAACGTGTAAATGATTTTTCTGGTGGGTTTCTATGAACTGAGGGAGCAGAGGCAACATATCAGTAAAGAATGAACATGTTTACTTTGAAATAAGGAAGGCAATTTATTGTAGTGAGATAATATTGAAGTTTTACATACGAACGCCCCAATGTGTATGAAGTAATTTCCTCCACACTATCGGAGAAGACACTATTGAACTACAAAGAAACTCAAAGTGCTTGACATCAGTTAATGATGCACAATATAATGCATTTTCACTAACTTACCCAAATTTCAAATCAGACAGTTAAAGGAcacattgaaatatttttcatgcaTTGTTAacaacaacctttttttttttcttttgctggagTTTATAATGCCCTTTGATAACTCCAAACACTGAACTCTACTCCTGCAGTCTGTTCCTTCCATCCTACTGAGGTGATCACAAAGCGGCTTATTAGAGGAAACTCCTAAGAGACTTAGACCTTTTCTCCTAAATGGAGTTTGTGGAAAATAAGAAACTTGGCATGCCCTTTGaagcaatgccaaaaaaagaaaacattatttttagacAGTAaccactgaaaacaaaacaaaacaatactccAGGAGGCAAAGAACAGCAATGCAGTTTGGCGCAAGTTCACAAACAAATATATACACGTATCTGCGTACGTGTACCCAATGCCTTGTCTAGAATGCGTTTTATACACGCGCTACACGTTGTACAAATCAGGCCCACAGAGTGCTGGTGTGAAGTTGTGTGGCTGTCCTCTCGGAGGAGGTCTCAAACAACTTGCCAGAGAAGCTTATTCACGACTTTTTGGAAAACAAGAGTCTAAAGGCAGTTCTCGTGTACAGAGGGGCTAGATGTAGGATTCCTTAGCGAATCGGAGCTGCTCGGCGTCAAACACGGGCTGGCTACACCGCCGGGCCAGGACGGCCTGCCTGCCCTTCTGCTGCGACTCGGACGCGGTTCTCAGCCGCTGCAGCTCGGATGTCCCGGGGACCATCACCCGTCCTGCCGCGTCCTTAGGGGCGCAGCTCTGCCTCCAGGTCTCAGTCCCCAGCCCCCCTCGGAGCCCGTCCAGGGGCTCCGGCCCGCGGATGTTTCTCGAGTCCccgtgggggtgggcagggaggggaggcaggagccCCGCGTCCAGGCTCAGCACGCGGGCCCTCAGGCTGCCCACTGTCTGGCCCCCGCGGGGGGCGAGCTCCAGCGCCTGGAGCCTCACGGCCTCCTCGTAAGAGGGGGGGCGGCCGGGGTGCCTCTGATCCACCAGCCGGAACACATCCTCCACCGAGAGGGCGTAGGCCCCCGAGTTAAAGCCTACCACGGCTTGGCCGGGGGCATCCGACGAGCTTTCTTGGACGATCCGGCCGGCGAGCTGGCTTTCTTTCTTGGAACCTCGCTTCTCTTGGTCTCGGGGGCAGCCCTTGGACTTCGTGGCTCCAAAGCTGCGCATTTTGGTCAGCCCTCTTTGGTGAGAGGTGAAGGAGAATGACATGGagtgctttttaatttctctgttggGCTTGCTTTTCTCAGCCTTGGTGAAAGACTGGTGTCTGGTGAAGAAGTTTCTTTTGGGGCTGGAAGGAGAGGCCAGGGGCGAGCTGTCGGAGAAAGCGTCCAGAGAGCCGCTGGAGGGGGCTTTGGGGACCCGTGCGCACGGTGACACGGAGCCCTGAGTCGGGCTCCACTCCCCCAGGTCCCGGGGCCTCTGGGCCCGGCCTTCGGCTGCAGGAAACACCTCCTCTGGAAACGGGTCCTCGGCTTCCTCGCCGGCAAAGCGGGAGGCTGCCTGAGCCACGGCAGTGAAGTCGTCCTCGCTTCGCGTGAGTTTCGGGTTTGCTCTTCTGCCCTCGAGGCACTCCGGGGAGAATGTGGTGCTGGGGTCTGAGTACCTCCGGTCAGGTTGCCCGAGGAAGCCCTTTAGTCTGGCCGTGGTGTTGACCATGGGCTCCCAAGGGCGCAGCGGGGCTCTGGGTTCCACGCCGCCAGCAGCCAGTTCCGGGGGCCCTGGGGGCTGCGAGCTTGGGGAGCCCGCAGGCTCCACGTCGTGGTCAGGGTCGTTGCTATCGTAGGCTGAGTCGTTCTGCAGGGTCGACATGTCTGGGGGAAGGTAAGGACAGTTGAGTTTTTGTTCAGTTCCTTTTAGAAATTCACTTTAGCACCGTCCACCCTACTAACATCAAGTATGGCACTAGGGAATTCGGTGAAGCTAAGCTAATTTGGGGCTTGTTAtcaagttttgtttctttccatgTCTACTATTTTGAGCTGGAGAAGATAAGTAGGAAAACGAAGAGAGAgaggttgagagagagagagggtgagaaaaaaagagagagaaaacagcacTCCACTGAAAATTTATTGATCTTAGATTTAAAAGCTGATCGTTTGGATGGCTCTTTTCATTGGATCCATCCCCAttttggtggttcagacagtaaagaacctgtctgcaaggcaggagacgtgggttcgattcctgggttgggaagatcccctggagaagggaatggctacccactccagtattcttgcctggagaattccatgaacacaggagcctggcgggctatagtccatggggttgcaaagaggtggacaggactgagcaactaacactttcactttcatccctaCTTTAACAGACCCACATTAGAcccatattccattgtgtggaaaCAAAAGTTTCTTACCCCAACCCTCTCGCCAAAGATTACTCTGTAAAAGGAGCAATTCTTCATGATTTAGAATAAGAAGGGGAAGGTGCCAGGCTGCAGCCTGAGGAAATAGTGCAGGAAAATTCAATAGAAAAGTTTGCCTGCTTGATGACTTCCCTACAGACCTGTGTCTGCTCTGATCTGGTGATGTGTGTTGGTAACTTCTTCAGATACCTGGGGTGCTGTACGTTACTGGGCTGGATTTGTAGCCAGGCATGAACTTAACCCCACAGTCAGAGTCCACTGAGAACACATTCCATACCTGAACTGTCCGTGTGTTCCAGGGAGTCATCAGAAGCAATTCTGGAATGTGCTGGAAAGTCTTCCCCAAATATTTCAAAGCAGTTATCGATGAGGAATTCCACCAGTGTCTTAACCTGTGAGGAGAAGTTAACAGCTTGTCAGCTTAATgagatctttatttatttttaaaggaagaaggtTATCAAGGGGGACATAGGGAGGGTCAGCAGTTAGGGAGGTgccaaaatgggcttccctggtggctcaggtggtaaagaatctgcctgcaatgcaggagacctgggttcgatccctgggttgggaacatcccctggagaagagaatggctacccactccagtgttcttgcctggagaattccatggacagaggagcctggtgggctacagtccatggggtcacaaagagtcagacacgactgagcaaccaacatttttactttcaaaactgACATAACAGATGTTTACTGTGTCTGAGAGGAGCATTCAGAAAATTGGTAACAATCACctttgtgaaaattatttttgagattatgcCTTTTAACtttgtgaatttaaaaaatgtattactttAAAGTAACCAAAATGTTCATTAAAGGAGTTGCCCGGATTGGTAGCTGAACTGACAGAACTTTTTCGTGTGATGCATGAAAAAGAGCAAAGTGAAAGGGCCTTTCCATTCTGGAAACGGTGTTGGAGAGATGGGCATCACGTCCTCTGTCTCGTAGGATGACCTGGCTTTACCGGGTCTCATCCAGTGGGTGCACCCAGATAGTGGACCTGGGGCCACAGCAGACCTCACTGCTTGGCTCTGACAAGCAGATGTCGAGTTTCTTAGAAAAAGCCGAGCACAAACCTTATCGTTCAGGTCTCTCCGGGCTTCCAGCGATAGATTGTGCTCGTTTTCCGGGCTCAGCACGTTGGGCCCAATGCAGATGGCGAGATTGCTGGCGTCCATCCGGTTGACCTCGGAGTTCTTGCTGATCACGTGGAGCACGGAGACCAGATGCTTGAGCAGCAGGTGGTTGGGCCGTGGGAGCTTATCTGCAACCCTGGAATGGAGGTGGGGAAGCTGGTTTTAGGGGAGGTTCATGGCCTATCTAGCTTGAGGGGAGCAAGTTGAAAGTTCCTGCCTGACCCAGGCTTCCTTTAAAATGAGGAAGGTCTGTTTTCACAAGAAACATTGTGAAAGGTTCATTCAGATACATGCAGTGGCAACTGACATAGCATGAATCAGTGAACCACAAGAGCTTGAAGCCCTAGAAAACTGGCCTCTATGATCCTGACACCAGTAACATGGCCATTTACTCTTTACACAGATCTTAGATTATGAATCATTAACTCCTGCAGTaaactttaatacattttgaaaatcattttgttGAGAAACCATTTAGCCCTATAGAATGTCTTTCTGCTTCTAATACTGCAAGACTGGTTTTTCTAAAGAATACAGTCATTTGCCTTTGTTTGAACTGTGCTCATCAAATGAAGAAGACACATTTTTAACCATTCTGAGAAAGTTTATGAAGAATAAATCAGTTTAGAAGAGCATGTTCATAAAAATAATGAGGTCAGCACCAAAAGGGCAACATTGGTACAATGACTAATCAATTAGAATTATAAAGcctcatattttcaaaaaaagaaatggtggtTCTAACATAAGGATCATTCGTTTCTCATAAGATACTGTTAAGAAAGACCTTTGTGTCTATAAGCAGAAGTTTACTGTAATCTCAGGATTCTTATTTTGGGACAGACATACTAATGCCTTCAGTTCAATAAATATGTCATTGATAATACTTAGCCACGTGAGACAATCATATATAGACACACTTTCATAGGATTTGGCAAAAGTGCTGATATTGTGAAGTTAGGTGTGTAAGATTTTCTAGGCACTAACAGGTCACACTTTCATTTCTACTTGGTATTGTTTCTGTTGctgttggaatttatttttatagagttTTCATTTTGGTTGGTTAtaagaatatgaaataaatacactATGGAATTTTGTCAACAAACAAGCCCTTGCAGACTATTTACTAAGGGATGTTTTATGGGAGAATCATTGCTTTGCACGGCATCAATGTGAACAGGTGAAGACCACCCCAGGTTCCTACATGTGGCTAGTTAGCCTGCTCCAAGGCTTtcatctgtgagtttgtttcataCCTTCTtgaactatttatatttttagactCCCTAACTGTTGGGATTTGTGAGTACTGAAGTTCACTTTCTACCTTTTGACAGAGGTGCCTCCTTTCatttggctaaaaaaaaaagctacttctTAAACATTTCCAGGGTACCTTTAGATTTGTATTCTAGGAGTAGGTGAGCGATTCCACTCAAATTCCTTCAACGTTGCAACATACTTGAAACATTCTGACAGTTCAGTGAGGAACCCCTGGGCAGAGACAGTCTGACAGAGGCTGCAGGGGTGACTTACTGTTTCAGGGCCTCGATCCGGTCCTCCTCGCTCTGCTTGGCCAGGGCACCCATCCACTCCTCAAACAGGTCACAGGACAGGAGCTTCAGTGGAATACTTCTGAGGAAGtcctggagggaggaaggggaccgACCGTTCATGTTACGTAACGCGCTGCCATCCTAACCTCCGTCTCATTCGATCCCTCTCAGGAGTCTGTGCTCATCACCCCTTCCTGCCTGCATCCAGGGAGCCTGAAGTCTGCCCCCAACTTGCCCCTCAGCAACTTTTCTAACAACGGGCACGGTTAAGGCCACCAGCCAAGGGGCCACCAGACTCAGGGGAATGGACTGGGCTGTGGGACAGTCCCAGCGCCTGTTCTCAGAGAAATCTGGGAAGACTTCAGTGCAACACTTTTTGGTTGGAATCTGGGATCACAGAAACAAAGATGctgatacaaataaatgaaggTTTAACTAAAACAGTTCGACTCCACGATCAGTTGCCTTTGCTGTGTGGGGCGAAGAGCCCGTTTCTTGTTCGCGGAGAGTCAGTGTGTCAGAGCCCGTCAGCCTGCTGTTTGGCACGGGTGCTGGGGGCTCACCTTGAGGACCACCGCCAGGAGGTGCACAGGGAGGCTTCTCAGGTCCACCACACCTCCGGAGCTGAGCTCCTCCTTCAGCTCTTTGCGGGCTTTCTCGTTGGCTGCTTTCCTGAATATTCCTTCAGTGGAAGGGCCTTTCAGGCATAGAATCGTGAGAATATCCTAAAGGGAAGGGGTATAGAAATAGGAAATGGTTACCCGTGGTTTGAAGACACACTTTGCTGATACCAATAGAGGAAAAATCTGTTATTTCGGTAGGAGAAAGACTTTAAATAGTGGACATGAACAGTAGCTAACTTTACCTGCTATACAATATCCTCTCCATAAAAGTTAGTTCTCCAGGATACTAAGACAGTCTTAACAAGAGACTATTAATCCCAGTCTGGTTCCTTTCAGTCCGGTTGCTGTCAACCGTCTCTCTCCACACTGCCGTTTTTCTAAGAGCAGGTACATTGGGAAAGCTGGAATTTGCACAGCCTAAAATGATTTTGGGCCTCCCTCCTCTCAAGTCATTCCATGTAAACACTGGATGTCTGATCACAAACTTCATGAATCTGTTGGTTTTTCAGAAGCTACACATTTTCAGCCTTCTTCACTCCATTAAGTCAGAAGGATGGAGGGACCACTGACCTGAGCTTATTGACAAATACAACTAATTTCTACAGTGTAAGCCACCATGTGTACTCCTGACTGCATTCTTAGGTGGGAACACCATTTCCAAacgtggggaaaaaatggaaaacccCACCCCAACAAGTTTAGCATGAGAAAGCCACTCAGGTTTCCTGAGGACTTTTCACAGAAAACTGAAGTAGGTTCTGGGTGAACGTGTGCCTACCTGAATGGGTCCCGGGAGCGTGTTGTCACTGCAGATGGCTGACAAGGGCTGATCGAAAAGGGATGTCTTCAATTCTGGCTCCGAAGCTGCAGAAACATCTGATGAAGAAGAAAGCCTTCTCATGAGAAGGAGCCAGTTAGacaccttctttctcttcttgattTCTATGGCCAAGCAAACAAGGCAAAGAGAAATTAGATTAACGTACTGATAAGCAAGGAAGGATCCACATAAGACAACAGATATTGTTATTTATGGTTTGCCATGTGGGAGAAACAGTTTCGAAAAACTGAGGAAGCAACGGGTGTGAACCTTAATCTAGAAAAATCAACCCAAAAACAACCACAttgttaccagggaaaccagcccCTCAACAGCAACACCAAGGCTCCTCAAAGTCTCCACCTTTCCTGTTTTTACTCTTTACCAGCTGTTTGCTATAGAAAATGAGCAAAGCCCAACGAGGCAGGTCATAAACAACCATCTTAACATATTGACCTTAATAACCACGGTGGATAGTTGGTGGCTATTTCTGATGTGAAACAGATTATTTTAATTCCTCCTCTGACGAGTGAAGAAAACGAAACTTACaggaagtgacttgctcaaaACCATTTTGAAGGCTCTAGGCGGGGCGGGCTGTTAAACCTCAGCGGCCGCACTAGCACCGACCACTAGAGGGAGCTAGTCCGTCTGCAGTCAGCAGCAGGGTTTTCCCAGAGGATGTGTTAGGAAAGGGCCGGGAGGTTAGAACCTAGACCTGGCAACTGGAAATGCTCAGGAAAAATTTTCCAGGATAATCTGTCCTTGCAAAATCCTGAAG
The genomic region above belongs to Bos indicus isolate NIAB-ARS_2022 breed Sahiwal x Tharparkar chromosome 9, NIAB-ARS_B.indTharparkar_mat_pri_1.0, whole genome shotgun sequence and contains:
- the LOC109563595 gene encoding T-cell activation Rho GTPase-activating protein; this translates as MPGPQAPRAPPGKSRDGVPAAKSMLGSLTQRRPSVPATGLGKVFSKAWLPARKGLASAVSLQQLDLPTQQTESILQCPVVLTQGPRTKERHLFLFRDWLVVAKQRSSRSYRFEQKLPLSELGVVSCDSEEEVDKDEAGRLTPRGGNTIFFTMASKPCVTEFPSREVKEVWLEALRGQSQGHTGAKFITGPSARTPMKLTSSCHASKTLNACDMETLIECQSEGNIKEHPLLASCESEDNICQLIEIKKRKKVSNWLLLMRRLSSSSDVSAASEPELKTSLFDQPLSAICSDNTLPGPIQDILTILCLKGPSTEGIFRKAANEKARKELKEELSSGGVVDLRSLPVHLLAVVLKDFLRSIPLKLLSCDLFEEWMGALAKQSEEDRIEALKQVADKLPRPNHLLLKHLVSVLHVISKNSEVNRMDASNLAICIGPNVLSPENEHNLSLEARRDLNDKVKTLVEFLIDNCFEIFGEDFPAHSRIASDDSLEHTDSSDMSTLQNDSAYDSNDPDHDVEPAGSPSSQPPGPPELAAGGVEPRAPLRPWEPMVNTTARLKGFLGQPDRRYSDPSTTFSPECLEGRRANPKLTRSEDDFTAVAQAASRFAGEEAEDPFPEEVFPAAEGRAQRPRDLGEWSPTQGSVSPCARVPKAPSSGSLDAFSDSSPLASPSSPKRNFFTRHQSFTKAEKSKPNREIKKHSMSFSFTSHQRGLTKMRSFGATKSKGCPRDQEKRGSKKESQLAGRIVQESSSDAPGQAVVGFNSGAYALSVEDVFRLVDQRHPGRPPSYEEAVRLQALELAPRGGQTVGSLRARVLSLDAGLLPPLPAHPHGDSRNIRGPEPLDGLRGGLGTETWRQSCAPKDAAGRVMVPGTSELQRLRTASESQQKGRQAVLARRCSQPVFDAEQLRFAKESYI